TTACACCGTGTTCGAAAACGGCGTCTATACCGCCTGCGCGCCCTGCAAGGACGATCCGAAGAAGCCCCCGCTGTGGCAGGTCAAGGGTGCACGGATCATCCATGACCAGACCGACAAGATGCTGTATTTCGAGAACGCCCAGCTCGAGTTCTTCGGCGTGCCGATGGCGTACCTGCCGTATTTCTCGACGCCCGATCCGACGGTCAAGCGCAAGACCGGCTTCCTGATGCCCGGCTACAGCAACTACACAGCCTTCGGCTACGGCGTGGAAACCCCGTTCTACTGGGCGATCGCGCCTGACTATGACGCGACCTTCAGTCCGCGCTTCACCACCCGGCAGGGCGTGCTGTTGCAGGGCGAATTCCGCCAGCGCCTGATGAATGGCGCCTACCAGATTCGCGCCTACGGCATCGATCAGCTCGATCCGGGTGCCTACGCCGGCCAGCCCGGCGACCGCCAGTTCCGCGGCGGCATCGACACCAAAGGCCAGTTCGCGCTCAACGACAAATGGGTTTGGGGCTGGGACGGCGTTCTGCTGTCGGATTACTACTTCTTCTCGGACTACCGGCTGGCCCAGTACAAGGACCCGCTGGGCTCGTTCCTGAGCCTTCCGACGGAAGCCATTTCGCAGCTTTATCTGACCGGCGTCGGCAGCCGCAGCTACTTCGACGCGCGCACGATCTATTATCTGAGCTTCTCCGGCAACCAGAACCAGGTTCCGATAATCTATCCGGTGGTCGACTACAACAACGTGATCAACCACCCGATCTTTGGCGGCGAATTCAGCTACAAGACCAACTTCACCAACCTTTCGCGTGACACGGCGGCCTTCGACCCGATCACGACACTGGCCAACACCGCCAGCCTGTGCACAACGACGTCCGCCGATCCACTGGCGCGGACGCCGTCGCAATGCCTGTTGCGCGGCTTCCCCGGCACTTACACGCGCCTGACGGCCGAGGCGCAATGGCGGAAGTCGTACACCGATCCGTTCGGTCAAATCTGGACACCGTTTGCGATTCTGCGCGCCGACGCCATCAATGCCTCGGTTTCGAACCAGCCGGGTGTTTCGAATTTCCTTCCTGTCGGCGACACCCAGGCACTGCGGGCGATGCCAGCGGTCGGCCTCGAATATCGCTATCCCTTCATCAACGTTCAGCCCTGGGGCACCACCACGATCGAGCCGATCGCGCAGATCATCGCTCGTCCCAACGAGATCTACGCCGGCAAGCTGCCGAACGAAGACGCCCAGAGCATGGTGTTCGACGCCAGCAACCTGTTCGCGGTCGACAAGTTCTCGGGCTACGACCGCGTCGAAGGCGGCGGCCGCGCCAATGTCGGCGTCCAGGCGACCACGCAGTTCGACCGCGGCGGCAGCGTCAACGTGCTGTTCGGACAATCCTACCAGTTGTTCGGCCTGAATTCGTATGCGGTGAAGGACGCGACTAACACCGGCCTCGATTCCGGCCTGCAGAACGCCCGCTCCGACTACGTCGCCCGCATCAATTATTCGCCGAACCGAACCTATACGTTCAGCGTGCGCTCGCGCATCGATGAAGCAACGCTCAACGTCAACCGCTTCGAGGCCGAGGGACGCGCCGCGTTCGACCGCTGGTCGGTGAGCCTGATGTACGGCAATTATGCCCCGCAGCCCGAACTCGGATATTTGACCCGGCGCGAAGGCCTGCTCGGCAGCGCCTCGGTCAAGGTGGCGGCGAACTGGGTCGTGTCGGGATCGGCGCGCTGGGATCTCGAAGCCAACAAGATCAATTCGTACAACATCGGCGCAGGCTATGTTGACGACTGCTTCGTGCTGGCAGCCAACTATGTGACGTCGTTCTCGTACTCCGCGGGCACTGCTCCGCCGGTCCTCGGTCACGCTTTCATGCTTACGATCGGGTTGCGGACCATCGGAAGCTATTCGATTCCCGTTCCCTCAATATGGTAGCGAGCAATGGCGGCGCACGCCCTCGGGCGTTTCCTCCCAAAACTTGCCGGGATATCAATCGAGATCCCGGTTCCTTTTTCGACGAGCGTCAAGTCGAGAATGCGCCGCTGGCGCCGTCTTAGATGAGTGATGCGGAGCGGGTCGGTGCAGTGCCACGGGGAATAACAATGTGGTCAAGATCAGAACTGGAGGCCGCCCTTCGGGAGGCCGGGTTGGATGAATGGGCCGCACGGCTCGCCCAGTTGGCGAGACACTGCATCATTCTGGTTCCGGGACCGGTTGAAGAAGCGGCGAACGCGCCGTTGGGCACAAGCCGCCTGGGCGGTTTGCCTGACATGCCATCGGATGTTGATTGGCCGCGGCGGCCGGTGTTTGAATCGAAATCGGATTGGACCGGTCCGATGCCGGGCCGTGTTCTGCTTGGCCCCCGCCATTGGCTGCACCGGCTCTTCCA
This portion of the Bradyrhizobium sp. AZCC 2262 genome encodes:
- a CDS encoding LPS-assembly protein LptD, with protein sequence MVTAHLILVVAAIFEIVISIPAAAQGFTYNPHRPKPPVRPANNDGKMVVQAVEVDYDYNNQRVSAVGNVQMFYNGTSVEADKVIYDQKTKRLHAEGNIRLTDAEGKVTYANVMDLSDDYRDGFVDSLRVDTEDATRMAATRADRSSGNYTVFENGVYTACAPCKDDPKKPPLWQVKGARIIHDQTDKMLYFENAQLEFFGVPMAYLPYFSTPDPTVKRKTGFLMPGYSNYTAFGYGVETPFYWAIAPDYDATFSPRFTTRQGVLLQGEFRQRLMNGAYQIRAYGIDQLDPGAYAGQPGDRQFRGGIDTKGQFALNDKWVWGWDGVLLSDYYFFSDYRLAQYKDPLGSFLSLPTEAISQLYLTGVGSRSYFDARTIYYLSFSGNQNQVPIIYPVVDYNNVINHPIFGGEFSYKTNFTNLSRDTAAFDPITTLANTASLCTTTSADPLARTPSQCLLRGFPGTYTRLTAEAQWRKSYTDPFGQIWTPFAILRADAINASVSNQPGVSNFLPVGDTQALRAMPAVGLEYRYPFINVQPWGTTTIEPIAQIIARPNEIYAGKLPNEDAQSMVFDASNLFAVDKFSGYDRVEGGGRANVGVQATTQFDRGGSVNVLFGQSYQLFGLNSYAVKDATNTGLDSGLQNARSDYVARINYSPNRTYTFSVRSRIDEATLNVNRFEAEGRAAFDRWSVSLMYGNYAPQPELGYLTRREGLLGSASVKVAANWVVSGSARWDLEANKINSYNIGAGYVDDCFVLAANYVTSFSYSAGTAPPVLGHAFMLTIGLRTIGSYSIPVPSIW